The proteins below are encoded in one region of Apium graveolens cultivar Ventura chromosome 4, ASM990537v1, whole genome shotgun sequence:
- the LOC141719251 gene encoding PI-PLC X domain-containing protein At5g67130, producing the protein MLSCSSENRMSRCTLPNDCSSYYIFLFVSILLITTSTACSDGTCQFMESCSAATDCGPGLYCGNCPVIDKNQPICTRGQANIPTSFISSLPFNKYTWLMTHNSFSIVDAPILTGTQRITFYNQEDTVTNQLRNGVRGLMLDMYDFENDIWLCHSFRGQCFNFTAFQPAINTLREVEAFLTQNPTEIVTIIIEDYVHTTKGLTKLFANAGLDKYWFPVSKMPKKGADWPTITKMVQENYRLLVFTSDSSKEVGEGIAYQWRYILENEPGDGGVIQGSCPNRKESKPLNSKSASLILQNYFPTMPVEAEACKEHSAPLANLVGTCYKSAGNVMANFLAVNYYMRSDGGGVFDAVDQMNGRTLCGCSTVTACQAGAPVGVCKNISPSNTTPATNTGGSFSGSVQLSGSAPTFHISNFMIFYLCSMFIFPL; encoded by the exons ATGTTGTCTTGTTCTTCGGAGAATCGAATGAGCAGATGCACACTTCCCAATGACTGCAGCTCCTACTACATCTTCTTGTTTGTATCTATCTTACTCATCACTACTTCTACTGCTTGTTCTGATGGCACTTGTCAG TTCATGGAATCATGTTCAGCTGCTACTGATTGTGGGCCAGGTTTATATTGTGGGAATTGTCCAGTAATTGATAAGAATCAGCCCATTTGTACTAGAGGCCAAGCTAATATTCCTACTTCTTTT ATTAGCAGTTTGCCTTTCAACAAGTATACGTGGCTCATGACCCACAATTCGTTTTCGATTGTTGATGCACCTATATTGACTGGTACTCAGCGAATTACTTTTTATAATCAAGAAGATACTGTCACTAACCAACTCAGA AATGGAGTGAGGGGATTGATGTTGGATATGTATGACTTTGAGAATGATATCTGGCTCTGCCATTCGTTTCGTGGCCAGTGTTTCAATTTCACAGCCTTT CAACCTGCAATTAACACGTTAAGGGAAGTTGAAGCGTTTTTGACCCAAAACCCGACTGAGATTGTCACCATTATAATTGAGGACTATGTACATACTACAAAGGGACTGACAAAGTTGTTTGCCAATGCCGGATTGGACAAGTACTGGTTTCCAGTTTCCAAGATGCCAAAGAAGGGTGCGGACTGGCCAACCATTACAAAAATGGTCCAAGAGAATTATAGATTGTTAGTCTTCACCTCTGACTCCTCCAAGGAAGTTGGTGAGGGGATTGCTTATCAGTGGAGGTACATTCTGGAAAATGAGC CTGGAGATGGTGGAGTGATACAAGGGTCCTGCCCAAACAGAAAAGAGTCGAAGCCGTTAAACTCAAAAAGTGCTTCCCTTATACTACAAAATTATTTTCCAACAATGCCTGTAGAAGCTGAAGCTTGCAAGGAGCATTCAGCTCCACTTGCTAATTTGGTTGGAACCTGTTATAAATCAGCAGGGAATGTGATGGCAAACTTTTTGGCAGTAAACTATTACATG CGAAGTGATGGGGGAGGTGTTTTTGATGCCGTGGATCAGATGAATGGTCGTACGTTATGCGGTTGCAGTACTGTCACTGCCTGCCAG GCAGGTGCACCAGTTGGGGTATGCAAGAACATTTCTCCATCTAACACCACTCCAGCTACAAATACCGGAGGAAGCTTTTCTGGATCTGTACAGCTGTCAGGATCAGCGCCAACATTCCATATTTCAAATTTTATGATTTTCTATTTATGTAGCATGTTCATTTTCCCACTATAA
- the LOC141719254 gene encoding histone-lysine N-methyltransferase CLF, whose amino-acid sequence MSPQNTIDLRIPSESMPPAMSPSDSSAGDRSESPDTPPESQRLQERDLPPSKISIVINSVKKQVFAERCVHIKRRVEENKEKLADLTNNFLRFALERSILTGNESNASNDLLSRRQKYAVDMHNGIEKNNGDNDSNTSQEDGYGSVILLGSSIAVKNAVRPIKLTEVKKLPTYTTWVFLDRNQRMTEDQSVFGRRRIYYDQSGGEALIASDSDEEVVDEFEEKKEFKDSEDYILRETIGEVGLSDAVVDSLAQCFSKKPSEVKARYEALTKTESVTASVGSQIPLHEEIPSSYLDKDLDAALDSFDNLFCRRCLVFDCRLHGCSQDLIFPAEKQLPWTCPDTESKPCGPRCYRVVLESEGKAHSPVRANGKDVVDPCSDSAGFQLTREISSGLSLRRRSKPGQSESVTLNGINVAESSDSESKHLRDIIGTHTSSSTSKTKLVDKREVHKRNSSRLAEHVINMRKRRKKMAITSYSDSLASGSPGSGDANTQSNLRKENEEASSCSQKVISSSTRRSTRKDSPDFNGDKLCQHKVNDSLCTGMVSGQQPVPSCDDTLKKGEFVDESICKEVIEPKSWKTIEKALFAKGVEIFGRNSCLIARNVMNGLKTCSEVFQFINHSENKISEDGNGLNSLAEGFSKGDGNENMGTRIRRRSKFLHRRGKVRRLKYTWKSSSHSYRKRISDAKDQPCTQYNPCGCQTACGKECPCFINGTCCEKYCGCPRTCKQRFRGCHCAKSQCRSRQCPCFAASRECDPDVCRNCWISCGDGTLGVPWQRGDNYECRNMKLLLKQQQKVLLGRSDVSGWGAFLKNSVVKHEYLGEYTGELISHREADKRGKIYDRVNHSFLFNLNDQYVLDAYRKGDKLKFANHSPVPNCYAKVMMVAGDHRVGIFAKEKISAGEELFYDYRYEADRAPEWAKKPESSGTKKDDHTPSNGRAKKIA is encoded by the exons ATGAGTCCTCAGAATACAATTGACCTTCGTATCCCTTCTGAATCTATGCCACCGGCAATGTCGCCATCCGATTCTTCTGCCGGTGATAGATCAGAATCTCCCGATACTCCTCCCGAG AGTCAGAGACTGCAAGAAAGAGATCTACCACCTTCAAAAATTTCTATAGTTATCAATTCTGTGAAGAAACAAGTTTTTGCTGAGAGATGTGTCCATATAAAG AGGAGAGTGGAAGAAAATAAAGAGAAGTTGGCTGATCTCACCAACAATTTTTTAAGGTTTGCACTAGAAAGAAGTATCCTGACGGGTAATGAGAGTAATGCCAGCAATGATCTACTATCGAGGAGGCAAAAATATGCAGTTGATATGCACAATGGTATAGAGAAAAATAACGGGGATAATGACAGCAATACTTCCCAAGAAGATGGATATGGATCTGTTATTCTTTTAGGATCTAGTATAGCAGTGAAGAATGCCGTTCGTCCCATCAAACTTACCGAAGTCAAGAAATTACCAACATACACCACTTGGGTTTTCTTAGACAG AAACCAGAGAATGACGGAAGATCAATCTGTTTTCGGTAGAAGAAGAATTTATTATGATCAAAGTGGAGGTGAAGCTCTAATTGCTAGTGACAGTGATGAAGAAGTAGTTGATGAATTTGAGGAAAAGAAAGAATTTAAGGATTCTGAAGATTACATACTACG TGAGACTATCGGCGAAGTTGGCTTATCTGATGCTGTTGTGGATTCACTGGCACAGTGTTTCTCTAAAAAACCTTCTGAAGTCAAG GCAAGATATGAAGCTCTTACGAAAACGGAAAGTGTAACTGCTAGTGTGGGATCACAAATTCCACTCCATGAAGAGATTCCAAGTTCGTATCTTGATAAAGATCTTGACGCAGCTTTAGATTCTTTTGACAATCTATTTTGCCGTCGATGTCTT GTGTTTGATTGTAGATTACATGGGTGTTCACAGGATCTTATATTTCCT GCTGAGAAACAACTTCCATGGACCTGTCCAGATACGGAAAGCAAGCCATGCGGCCCTCGCTGTTATCGTGTG GTCTTAGAGTCAGAAGGTAAAGCGCACTCTCCTGTGAGGGCGAATGGAAAAGATGTAGTTGACCCTTGTTCTGATAGTGCTGGCTTTCAACTAACAAGAGAGATATCTTCCGGTTTATCTTTGAGGAGAAGATCGAAGCCTGGCCAAAGTGAAAGTGTTACATTAAATGGAATAAATGTAGCAGAAAGCAGTGACTCAGAAAGTAAACATCTACGGGACATCATTGGTACTCACACCTCATCATCAACATCAAAAACTAAGCTTGTTGATAAGCGTGAGGTTCATAAGAGGAATAGCAGCAGACTAGCTGAGCACGTCATTAACATGAGGAAGAGGCGGAAAAAAATGGCGATCACTTCATATTCTGATTCTCTTGCCAGTGGGAGTCCTGGTTCTGGTGATGCAAATACTCAGTCCAACTTACGTAAAGAGAACGAAGAAGCTAGTTCTTGTTCGCAGAAAGTGATATCTTCAAGTACTAGACGATCTACAAGGAAAGACTCCCCGGATTTTAATGGTGATAAGTTATGTCAGCATAAAGTTAATGACTCTCTTTGTACGGGAATGGTTAGTGGTCAACAACCTGTGCCTAGCTGTGATGACACCTTGAAGAAAGGGGAGTTCGTGGATGAGAGCATTTGTAAAGAAGTCATTGAACCTAAATCTTGGAAAACTATAGAAAAGGCCCTTTTTGCGAAAGGTGTGGAGATATTTGGCAGGAACAG CTGTTTAATAGCACGGAATGTGATGAATGGATTAAAGACATGTTCGGAGGTGTTTCAGTTTATAAATCACTCCGAGAACAAGATTTCCGAGGATGGCAATGGTTTGAATTCTTTGGCTGAGGGCTTTTCTAAGGGCGATGGTAATGAAAATATG GGTACTCGCATAAGAAGAAGATCAAAGTTCTTACATAGGAGAGGTAAAGTTCGACGCCTGAAGTATACATGGAAATCTAGTAGCCATTCATATAGGAAAAGGATTTCGGACGCGAAGGATCAACCTTGTACACAATATAACCCATGTGGGTGTCAGACTGCTTGCGGAAAGGAGTGTCCTTGTTTTATAAATGGAACTTGCTGTGAGAAGTATTGTGG ATGTCCACGGACTTGCAAGCAGCGATTCAGAGGCTGTCACTGTGCCAAAAGTCAATGTCGAAGTCGACAGTGTCCATGCTTTGCTGCAAGTAGAGAGTGTGATCCAGATGTTTGCCGAAATTGCTGGATCAG TTGTGGCGATGGTACTCTTGGTGTTCCCTGGCAAAGAGGTGATAATTATGAATGCAGGAATATGAAGCTTCTTCTAAAGCAACAACAAAAG GTGTTACTTGGAAGATCTGATGTATCTGGCTGGGGAGCCTTCTTGAAG AATAGTGTTGTTAAACATGAATATCTTGGAGAGTACACAGGGGAACTGATCTCACACCGTGAAGCTGACAAACGTGGCAAAATATATGACCGTGTAAATCACTCATTTCTCTTCAACCTAAATGATCAG TATGTGCTTGATGCTTATCGGAAAGGAGACAAATTGAAATTTGCAAATCATTCCCCAGTTCCCAATTGCTATGCAAAG GTTATGATGGTGGCTGGGGATCATAGGGTTGGCATATTCGCAAAGGAAAAGATTTCTGCTGGGGAAGAACTCTTTTATGATTATCGGTATGAGGCAGATAGAGCACCTGAATGGGCCAAAAAACCAGAGTCCTCTGGTACCAAAAAAGATGACCATACTCCTTCGAATGGGCGAGCAAAAAAGATAGCTTGA